The Prosthecobacter debontii genome has a segment encoding these proteins:
- a CDS encoding polysaccharide pyruvyl transferase family protein has translation MDQPAMTSRRTFISAITAALGGSLYAADGSPKRIVLQSAWDTVNIGDIGHTPGTLHILEQHLPELQVTVWAMKLDERVTEMLKRRFPKVTFLQGNVLGSSAKDVELQDAIKNCDLYIRNSGMGQDTTWIKFCRKVGKPYGMYGQSYFKTMVSGEKGEENMQFLNEASFIYTRESRTLKMLQEAGVKAPVLEFAPDGCFGIDVRDEERGLATMKKLGLEDRKFITVLLRTNTPKAPGVDDPRPEKLNPLHPTPQQVQDDERRAAGFRELITKWVKATGNKVLIAPETIKEMGHNKRLIFDPLPEEIRSHVVNLEYFWNADEAASIFARAHTVVCHEPHSPIIALANGTPIIHWFSEFHGLKCWMFEDIGLKEWLLEIDTVPAEKVFQVVMANERDYPAALAKVKKAMDFVHQRQSETMKVVKKVVG, from the coding sequence ATGGACCAACCTGCTATGACCAGTCGCCGCACTTTCATCTCCGCCATCACCGCCGCGCTGGGCGGTTCTCTCTATGCTGCCGATGGCAGCCCGAAGCGCATCGTCCTCCAGTCCGCCTGGGATACGGTGAATATCGGTGACATCGGCCACACCCCCGGCACTCTGCACATTCTGGAGCAGCACCTGCCAGAACTACAGGTCACGGTCTGGGCCATGAAGCTGGATGAGCGTGTGACAGAGATGCTCAAGCGCCGTTTCCCCAAGGTCACATTCCTGCAAGGCAACGTGCTCGGCAGCAGTGCGAAGGATGTGGAACTGCAAGACGCCATCAAGAACTGCGACCTCTACATCCGCAATTCCGGCATGGGTCAGGACACCACCTGGATCAAGTTTTGCCGTAAGGTGGGCAAGCCCTATGGCATGTATGGGCAGTCGTATTTTAAGACCATGGTGAGCGGTGAAAAGGGCGAGGAAAACATGCAATTCCTCAATGAGGCCTCCTTCATCTACACCCGCGAGAGTCGCACGCTGAAGATGCTGCAGGAGGCCGGTGTGAAAGCTCCCGTGTTGGAATTCGCTCCCGATGGCTGTTTCGGCATCGATGTGCGGGATGAAGAGCGCGGTCTGGCCACGATGAAGAAGCTGGGGTTGGAAGATCGCAAATTCATCACCGTGCTACTGCGCACGAACACGCCCAAGGCCCCTGGCGTCGATGATCCGCGCCCTGAGAAGCTGAATCCTCTGCACCCCACGCCGCAACAGGTGCAGGATGATGAACGTCGTGCCGCAGGCTTCCGTGAACTGATCACGAAGTGGGTGAAGGCCACGGGCAACAAGGTGCTGATCGCGCCTGAGACCATCAAGGAGATGGGGCATAACAAACGATTGATCTTCGACCCCCTGCCTGAGGAGATCCGCAGTCATGTGGTGAATCTGGAGTATTTCTGGAATGCCGATGAAGCCGCCTCCATCTTTGCACGTGCTCACACCGTGGTCTGCCATGAACCCCACTCGCCGATCATCGCCCTGGCCAATGGCACGCCGATCATCCATTGGTTCTCCGAATTCCATGGGCTGAAGTGCTGGATGTTCGAGGACATCGGCCTCAAGGAGTGGCTGCTGGAGATCGATACCGTCCCGGCGGAGAAGGTCTTCCAAGTCGTCATGGCAAATGAGCGCGATTACCCCGCCGCCTTAGCCAAGGTGAAAAAGGCCATGGACTTCGTGCATCAACGCCAGAGCGAGACCATGAAAGTGGTGAAGAAGGTGGTGGGATAA